TCGTCAATTGGCTCGAACAGTACATCGAGAATCTGCGTAGCGCGGGTAACGACATCGTCCTCTCCGGCGTGAGTGCCGAATTGATCGACGAACTCGGCCGTGTGGGATTGATCCAGGTTCTCGGTCCGGGGCACGTTTTCGAGAAGGAGTCCGTACTCGGCGCTTCGACGCAGAACGCACTGATGACCGCGACGGCGCGACTAGCGGAGGAGGAGGCGCGATAAGCCCCTAGGATTCGACAGACCACGCTAACGAGGAGGACGCCGCGCCGGTGGACAGGAGGTGGCGTGGGGAGTCGACACCGATGTTCGACTCGATGAATTCCGGGGAACACTGCTATCTTGGCGGTGTCGTGGTACGACTCTGTGCCGTCGTTCCACGATCGGATCAGAGTGGTAGGGTCTTCACGCTCATGCCCGTTGTGGTCTGTTCCCCTCCGTCACTCCGGGAGTTCGTCGATCAGTACCGTCGCCGTGCCGTGGACGACGATTTCCTCGGCCTCGTTCTCGACCCGCGTCGTGAGTCGATACCGGTCGTTCTCGAGTGCTTCGACGATCTCACAGCGCGCCGTCAACGTCTCCCCGACGTCGACGGGACGACTGAACTCGACGTTCTGCGACAGGTAGATCGAGAGGCCGGGGAAGCACGCTAGCGCGGCGCTGATCATCCCGGACACGAGCGTTCCGTGAACGATGCGTCGCCCGAACCGTGTCTTCTCGGCGAAGGCGTCGTTGAGGTGCACCGCGTTCGTGTCGCTCGTCGCCTCGGCGAACTTCCGTACGTCGTCGTCGGTGATGGCTTTCGTGAACGCGACGCGATCGCCGACGCCCAGCGTTCCCGGCTCTCGAATCTCGACGTCGAACTCCCCCTTCGCCCGTCCGTACGGAAGGCGAGGGACGGCCACGCCGAGAACCTCGGTGAGGTGAGGGTGCGGTGTCTCGACGTACTCCGCCGGCGCGGTTACGAACAGGTCGTGGCAGTCCGTAGAACAGAAGCGGTAGGTCACCCCCTCGTACTCGGCGGTCTCTTCTGTATTTGATGCTATCACTTCCATGCCGCAGACGGGATCGATCGTCATCGTCACCTCCCCCTTTCGTCCGACGAGCCGGTGCGCTATGAAGTCCTAGTGCTGCTCGTCAGAGAGACGACGTTCCCTGACACTCCCGTTCACGCGAATCGGGACCAGGACGGGGAGGAGCGTCCCCGCCGAGATTCGGCTCGGGGACCGAAGAGCGCGCCCCCTCCCCGTCTCTGGTACCACGGGAGATCGCCCCTGGCGTACCGACGGCGGCCACCGCTCGGTATCAGGGACGAGTCGACTGGACCGGGTCGCTGCTCGACAGCGTCGCGGAGAGTCGTGAGGGCCGTGACATCCTGTGTACGTACGGGCAGGACACGATAGTAGTCATCGAAGGGACGTAGAGGGCGTGCGTGACTCGTCGAAATTTTCCGACGAGAGCCGAGTCGTCGCGCGATACTCCCCGATGAGTACTGACGAACGTCGATGAATTACTCGTGAGACGTGAGCGAACCTTATTGCCGACTGTGTCCACCTAGTAGACAGGATGACGTACAGCTTCGAGCAGCACACGAAACCACTGTCCGAGACCGTTACGGCCCGGGAAACCGCGGCGCGTCCGGGAATCGATCCCACGAACCACGGCGAACTCGATCGAAGGTGCCCGTAATAGTCCCCCCGGTCACTCGCCGGCAGGTGCTTCGGATCGCCGGGGGAGGGGTAGTTGGCACGCTCGCCGGCTGTACGTCGCTACAGCCACGCGCAGGGCCTGGATACGACGACGGGAGCGCGCCGAACGCACCACCTGGGAGACCGGATCGAGAATATCGGCTCCGTACTACCCCCGGTACCGCCGACGTCGGAGGAGGCGGGGCGTATCGAACGTGGCTGTACAACGATCAGTTTCCCGGTCCCGAACTCCGCGCTCTCGAAGGGGAGCGGTTGCGCGTCACGGTGACCAACGGGCTATCGGAGGGCACGACCGTCCACTGGCACGGCATTCCGCTCCCGAATCCGATGGACGGCGTGCCCGACGTAACGCAGCCCGCGATCGAACCGGATCGGTCGTTCGAGTACGAATACCAGGTCCCGGTATCGGGGACGTACTTCTATCACAGCCACGTGGGGCTACAGCCCGATCGCGGACTCTACGGCCCACTCATCGTCGAGGAACGGGAGCCACACGTCGACTACGACCGGGAGTACACGCTCATGCTGGACGATTATCTCCCCGACGCCCCGCGACCGACGCCCGGCGGTGGGGGGATGGGAGGTCACGGGGGGATGAACGACCCGGATCGGCCGGAGTATACCGGATTGCTCCTCAACGGGAGGCGACCGTCAGCGCCGCCGATCTTCGACGTTCGCGAGAGCGAGCGCGTCCGGCTTCGGTTCGTCAACGCGAGTAGCGCGACGACGTTCGGGGTACGCATCGGCGGTCATCCGCTCTCGATCACGCACGCCGACGGTCAACCCGTCGAGCCGGTGACCGTCGACGCGTTCGAGTTCGGTTCCGGGGAGCGGTACGACGCTATCGTGACGGCGGACGACCCCGGAACCTGGGAGATCCAGGCGGTCGCCATCGACGGAACAGAGCGGCCGGCCCGTGGTATCCTCCGGTACGATACCGCCGATGGACCCCCCGTTCCACCCGAGCGCCCAGGGACGGTGCTCGGCTACGAGGACCTCCGATCGACACGGTCGCTGGATCGGTTCAGCGGATCTCCCGATCGAACGTTCGATCTGAGCCTCTCGGGGAACATGATGGGGTCGGGCGCGTGGCTGATCGACGGACAGGCCTATCCCCGCGCCGACCCACTCCCGATCAGCGAGGGTGAACACGTTCGCGTTCGACTGACGAACCGGAGTCCCATGCTCCACCCCATGCACTTACACGGACACTTCTTCCGCGTCGGCGACGCACTCAAGGATACCGTCGTGGTTCCCGCTCGCATGGGAACCGTGACGTTCGATTTCGTCGCCGACAACCCCGGAGACTGGCTGTTTCACTGTCACAACCTCTATCACCTCGAAGCGGGAATGGCCCGGGTCTTCGAGTACAGGTGAGGTCACGGGAGAATCCGTTACAGGAGAGCTACTGTAACAACGGTTCACGGGTCGACGTACGCGGACGGCAGGAGAGCTGTTACAGTAGTGCTCCTGTAACGATCACCCGTCGTTTCCCGTGTAGGCCGTCGCGAGTCGGGCCTGTGAAACGCGGCCCCGGTCGTCCCGCTACTCGACCGAGAGCGAGCGAGATGGTGACGTTCTACGCCGATCTCCGCCCCGATCACCCTCCCGGGATCGCCGTAGCCGGTGAAGAGACGGTCAGGAAAACAGCGTGGCGAACCAGGGTTTCTCTCGCGTGGGATAGCCAGTGACGAGCGAATAGAGTGCGAGCGTGAGCGAGAGGAGGAGCACGAGGTGGGCGAACTGGACGCCCGGCGGCCAGTAGAGCAGAAACGCCAACTGACCGAGGACGGCGACGCCAGTTCCCGCGGCGACGATCTCCAGGAACCGTCGGTGGACGACGACGAAGTCCCCCGAGTACAGCAGGTACAGGGTCCCCGCGGTCGCCACGATCCCGAGCATCGCCTCGTAGAGCGCGAAGGCCTCGACGATCACGGTCGCTCACCCCTCACGGCGTCGCTGATCCGGGGGTGGAGCTGGACGAGGCGAAGGACCCCGACGACGAGTCCGGTGAACGCGAGCGGTTCGAGGAGGTCGACGACGAGGGGGTGGTCGGGCCACGCGAGCGAGAGCGCGTGTGCGACCGTGAAGAGCGACGTGACGGCAATCAGAGGGAGTAGCATGCGCCGGTAACTCGTGTGTCGGAACCGAACGTACGCCAGCGACGACAGCCCGATCGCGACGACGCCGACGAGCAGGGAGACCGCCGTGGCAATCGCGGCCAGTTGATCCGAGACCATACGTACCCGGAGAACCCGTTACCACATATCGGTGCTGGTACCTCCCGGTGCCCTCGCGAACCGATCAGCCGATCGTCAGCCGCCGGTCGCGCCGCCGTCGCCGTCCGAATCGGTGCAGTCGCAACCACCGCGCCGCAGAAAGTCCCGCAGGCGGAACGTCTCTCCCGTCCGGTCGCAGGTCACCCAGACCGACTGCGTCACGTCGACGTGATCGGCCTCGATGAGGCCCGCGTTGTGCAATCGTTCGATCGTGTTCTCGATCACGGACACGTTTCGCGACTGCGCCCACTCGACCGTCCCCTCGGCGTCGTCGAGCGTGATCCGTGATCGCCGTTTCGTCTCGACGCCGAGGCAGTTCTGCAGATGGCGCTTGACCGTCTGGTGGGAGACGAAATCGTCCTCGACCTCGCTCGCGGGGGGACCGGCGCGTTCGAGTTGCGAGCGGATCTCCGCCCGTTGGCCGGCGGACGCGTCGTCCCCGTCGAGGACGCGATAGATGCTCTCGGTGTCGCCGATTAGCGCCACCCCGGTTTCCAGCAGGACCCGGTCGAGCACGCGCCGGTTGACGAACGCTTCGAGGTCTCTGAGGCTCGCACCGCCGCGGTGTCGGCGTCGAAGCTCCTCGTCGAGATCGGAGAGGCCGTGTTTTTCGATGATTCGCTCGACCTTGCACATATCGCCCGATGCATCCGACGAGCGCGGGACCGATATTCTCATCGGTTCGCGCGACCGACGCCGCGCTCCCGGAGACACGCCGAATGTGACGGACCGGTTCCGTCGTCGAAGCGCGCTCTCCGAGCCCTCACTCGGTCGGGCGTTCTCGACTCACGAACCCCTGCCAGAGGACGAGCACGCTGACGACGAACGCCGACCCGAAGAGGAGGACGACGCTAAGGTCGTGGAGGAGTTCGACACCGTACGCGTGACTGACCACTTTACTCGCGACGGCCACGCTCCCGAGCAGCAGGACGACGCCGAAGTACCCCTTGACGACCCGTTCGTCCACGGTCCCCGTCAGGCGTGCACCGATCCGTGCGCCTGGAATCCCGCCCGCCAGGAGGTACGCGACCATCGAGACGTGGATGGACCCCTGTCTGGCGTACTGGAGCGTCCCGAACGCGCTCGAACTGGCGATCTGAAAGACGTCCGTCCCGACGGCGACCGTCTCCGCCATCCCGAAGCCGTAGACGAGCGTGGGGAGCACGAGGAAGCCACCGCCGACACCGAGCCCGCCGGCGAGACAGCCGATCCCGAAGGCGACCGCGAGTACGACCCACACCGAGACGGTGGCTCCGCCGGAGACGGTGATCGTGGGAGGCGGTGTGGCGTCCCTGACGAACCGGGTGAGTCCCGACCTCGCAGGGTCGTAACGCGCGGCCCCGCCGTGCAGGTAATCGGAGAGCATGTAGTAGCCGACCCCGGCCAGGAGGAGAACGTAGATCGAACTGACGAGGACGTCCGCCACGCCCAGCGCGCTGAGTCGTTGCAACGTCCGCCGTCCGACCTCGATCCCGAGGGACATACCGAGAACGAACAGCGCGCCGATCCGGTAGTCGATCTGCCCGAGATCGCGGTGGGTGACCGCCGCGACGAGCGACGTCCCGAACACGAACGCCAGCCCGGTCCCGACCGCCGTGGTAGCGGAGTGGCCGAGCACCAACAGCGCCGGCGTGACGAAGAAACTCCCGCCCATCCCGAAGAACCCGAACAGGATACCGACGAGTAGACCGAACGCGACGAACGAGACGATCAGGACGACGGTTGGCTCGACGAGTGACATGATGGCTTCCGGACGACGGCCTCGGTAGGACGGGTGAGGGGTTAACGGTCGAGGCCGATTACGTACTCGCCTCGTAGCCCGCCTCGTCCACCGCTCTCACGAGCGCGTCGGCGTCGGCGTCCCCCGCGACCGTCGCGGAGTCGGTCGTTCGATCGACCGTGACGTCCGTGACGCCGTCGACGTCCCGCAGGGCGTCTTCGACCGTCTGTTCACACCCGCTACAGCTCATTCCCTCGACGGTGATGGTTACGGACATGCGTGTTTTCTTTCGTGGGGACGACTTTTCCCGCTTCCTGTTACGATATTTCGGCGTTCGTGCGCTCGAACTTCGAAACCCGAAGCCGGGTCGGCGCGTACGAACGAGCCGTCACCCGCACCGTCGAGAAGCGCGACGCGCCGGCTCCGCGATACGCTCGACCGACCGGAGATCGGTCCGGTGTCCGGTCGTCTCAGACGCGTGAACGGCGCGCGATCCGGTCGTCGGGGGCGTTGAACGACGCAACGACGCCAATAAATTAACCACACACCGATGTTCGGCTTCGAGTCGAATCTATATCGCCCGATTAAGGAACGTATCCAAAGGACAAACCGCATCAACGCGGACCCCATATCTAGGACAATGACGTTCAGGACGACGCAACTCGAGATCCAGGGCATGAGTTGTGCGAACTGTTCGCAGACGATTACTGATGCCCTGCGTTCGCTCGACGGCGTCTCGGAGGCGGCCATCAACTTCGCCACCGACGAGGGGACCGTCGAGTACGATCCCGAGGCGGTATCGCTCGCCGAGATCTACCGGGCGATCGACGACGCCGGCTATCACGCCGAGCGTGCGACGGTCGGAATCGGCATCTCGGACATGACCTGCGCGAACTGCGCGGCGACGAACGAGACGGCGCTGGAGCGGGTCCCCGGCGTCATCGGCGCGACGGTGAACGTCGCCACCGACGAGGCGCAGGTCGAGTACAACCCCGCCGACGTCTCGCGCGCCGCGCTCTACGACGCGATCGAAGACGCGGGCTACACGCCCGTTCGCGACGAGGGGAGCGAAGAGTCCGACCAGGAACGTCGAGACGCCGCTCGAAAGGCGGAGATTCGCAGACAGTTCCGGCTGACGGTGTTCGGCGCGGTACTCTCCGCGCCGCTCGTCTTCTTCCTCGTCGAGAAGTTCCTGCTCGGCGGTGGGGTCCTCCCCGAGACCGTCTTCGGGGTCGAGTTCGGCTGGATCGAGTTCCTGCTCGCGACGCCGGTGCAGGCGGTCCTCGGCTGGCAGTTCTACAAGAACTCCTACACGGCGCTCGTGCGGAACAAGAGCGCCAACATGGACGTGCTCATCGCGCTGGGTTCGTCCACGGCGTACCTCTACAGCGTCGCGGTGCTCCTCGGAGCCGTCGCCGGCGGTATGTACTTCGACACCGCCGCGTTGATCCTCGTGTTCATCACGCTCGGTAACTACCTCGAAGCGCGCTCGAAGGGCCAGGCGAGCGACGCCCTCCGCAAGCTGCTCGAGATGGAGGCCGACACGGCGACCGTCGTCGACGAGGACGGCACCGAGCGCGAGGTGCCGGTCGAGGACGTGACGGTCGGCACCCGAATGAAGATCCGCCCCGGAGAGAAGATCCCCACCGACGGCGTCGTCGTCGAGGGCCAGTCGGCCGTCGACGAGTCGATGGTCACGGGCGAATCGGTCCCCGTCGAGAAGGGCGAGGGCGACGAGGTCGTCGGCTCGACCATCAACGAGAACGGCGTGCTCGTCGTCGAGGCGACGCAGGTCGGCGAGGACACGGCCCTCCAGCAGATCGTCCGGACGGTAAAGGAGGCCCAGTCCCGCCAGCCCGACATCCAGAACCTCGCCGACCGCATCTCGGCGTACTTCGTCCCCGCGGTCATCGCCAACGCCCTGTTCTGGGGCGTCGTCTGGTTCCTCTTCCCCGAGACGCTCGCCGGGGTCGTCGAGTGGCTCCCGCTGTGGGGGCTCGTCGCCGGCGGACCCGCGGTCGCCGGCGGGACGGTTTCGGTGTTCGAGTTCTCGGTCGTCGTCTTCGCGTCGGCCGTGTTGATCGCCTGCCCCTGTGCGCTCGGGCTGGCGACCCCCGCCGCGACGATGGTCGGGACGACCATCGGTGCCCGGAACGGCGTGCTGTTCAAGGGTGGTGACGTCCTCGAGCGCGCGAAGGACGCCGACACGGTCGTCTTCGACAAGACCGGGACCCTGACGAAGGGCGAGATGGAACTGACCGACGTCGTCGTGTTCAATGGCGACGGCAGGCCGGTCGCGGACGGTGGTGAGCGAACCGACGGTTCGCGATCCTCGTCGGATCGTCGATCCGACGGCGGGGATCCCGCTACCGATGGGGGCCAGCTAACCGCACAGGACCGCCTCAGCGAGGACGACGTGTTGCGGCTCGCAGCCACGGCCGAGAGCGGGAGCGAACACCCGCTCGCGCGGGCCATCGTCGACGGAGCCAGAGAGCGCGGTCTCGCCGTGACCGACCCCGACGACTTCGAGAACGTCCCCGGCCACGGCATCAAAGCGACCATCGGTGAAAGCGAGGTGCTGGTCGGGAATCGGAAGCTGCTCCGGGACAACGGAATCGACCTGTCGCCAGCTGCCGATACGATGGAGCGCCTCGAGAACGAGGGGAAGACAGCCATGCTCGTCGCCTGCGAGGGGGAACTCGTCGGCGTGGTCGCTGACGCCGATACGATCAAAGAGAGCGCAAGAGACGCTGTGAGCCAGCTACAGGAACGCGGCGTCGACGTGATGATGATCACGGGCGACAACGAACGGACCGCCCGCGCGGTGGCCGAGCGAGTGGGTATCGACCCGGAGAACGTCCGCGCGGAGGTCCTCCCCGAGGACAAGGCGGACGCGGTGGAGGCCGTCCAGTCGGAGGGTCGGAAGGCCATGATGGTCGGCGACGGCGTCAACGACGCACCGGCGCTGGCGGTCGCCTACGTCGGGACTGCCATTGGCTCGGGCACCGACGTCGCCATCGAGGCGGCGGACGTGACCCTCATGCGCGACGACCCGCTCGACGTGGTGAAGGCGATCCGTATCTCGGATGCGACGCTGGCGAAGATCAAGCAGAACCTCGTCTGGGCGCTCGGGTACAACACCGCGATGATCCCGCTCGCGTCGCTCGGCCTGCTCCAGCCGGTGCTGGCGGCCGCCGCGATGGCGTTCTCCAGCGTCTCGGTGCTATCGAACAGCCTGCTGTTCCGCCGGTACACCCCCGACCACGACTACGAACTGCTCGGCCGACTGCGCCGATAGTCGCTAGTCCGTGGCCCGTTCCCGTCCGCCGTGGCGATCCCCTCCCATCTCGGCGGGATTCTTCATCCCCTCCTTGACGCCGAAGTAGACCAGGGCGGCGTTGATCGGGAAGGCGAAGACGAACCCGACCGACAGCGAGAGGGCGAGCGCGCCCCAGAACAGCGGGTCGGTCATCTTCGCCTGGCTGGCGAGTAGCAGGTCCGTCCCGATGGCGGTGACCTCCATGACGGTGATGCTCGGCGTCTCGCTGTAGAGGGCGTCGAGCACCGCCCGACCGAACCCGACGCCCTCCTGCATCAGCGGGCCGACGGTGAGCGCGTAGCCGAAGAGGTACGCGAGCGCGAACGTCCCGAGGGCCGTGAGGACGGTGCTCTCTAGCGCCAGCAGGCCGGCGAGCACCGCGAACCCCACGATCTCGCCCGCGCCACAGCCCGAGTAGCAGTGGGCCGTCGAGCGGAAGCCGCGCCGCCACAGCGAGTCGCGGTCGATCTGGGTGCGCCCGGCGTACCGGTAGACCGCCAGCCCGAACGGGCCGGAGTAGAGGACGACCAGCGTCCAGACGCCCTTCATCAGCGACGGAAGCGCCCGGTTGCGCTTCCGGACGTCCCACCAGAGGACGCCGACGGATGCGCCGACGAGGAGCGCCCAGACGGCCATCGTCGACGGATCCGACAGGATCGGTTTCAGCACGTGCCGTATCGGTGCGAACGCGTGTTCGATCCGCTCGACGAGGGATTGAAGCGCCATCGTCTACCCGATCACGTCGTCGAACCCTGCGTCAGGGGGAGCGATGCTCACGGTCCCGCTGAACGCGATCACGTCCTCGAGTCGGTGCTCCATCACGTGCGTCCGTTCGAGGGCCAGACTCTATGCGGTTGTGGTTAACGTTCCAAAGTGGGACGCGAACCGCTGGCGTCCCTCCCGGTCTCGAGGTCCGTTCGCCACACATATCGAAAATCCGATTCGTACTGTGCCCCGTACATCGGCAGATAGCGTACAATCACGTAGATTCTGTAGAATACACGTACTATTCCAGAAATTACTAAGTGTTTGGAGAGTGTGGGAGAAGGTGGAGGGTGAGTTCCCGGCTACTGTCGATTACACAGTACGGTTCCGACGCCCCGGACGCTCCGACCACAGCGATCACCAACGTCTTCGGGGAGCAGCGGAGGTCGGGGGAGAGCCAGCGGTAGGCCGACACCCTCCCGCGCACCGTCCAGATCGGATCACCAACACGTCGAGGCGGGGATAGCCCGCCACCGGACGGTGCTCGCTACCACGCCCACCAGCGGAGCGTGACGTTTGCGCTACCGCTGGCGCGCTCTCGCGGGCGTGAACGCGGTGGGACACGGAGAACTTTCTACCTGGAGAGCCACCGCGCTAGCGTGATGGCGCTTCGTTCCAGTTCGGAGACGGTACGTCCGAGGGGAGTAGGAGAACCAGCCGGGGGCCCCGTCCCCCCGACGAGAATTGCGAGGAGAGCCCGGAACACGGTAGATCCCGACGGTCTCGTTACTCCCGGACGGTCACCGAACGCGGCGGACCCCCCCGTCGACCCGCTTTCGGGGAGGAACTGACGTGAGCGTCGCGTACTCCGTCCTCGGCGTCCTCCTCCTCACCGTCGGCGTCGGGGACCTCCTGTGGACGACGCTCTGGGTGGAGGGTGGTGCCGGTCCGCTGACGTCCCGATCGATGCCGTCGGTCTGGCGGGCGCTCAAACGGATCGGGAAGCAGCGCCCCCGTGTGCTCAGTCTCTCGGGCCCGTTGATCCTCGTCTTCGGACTGGCGACGTGGCTCGCGCTTCTCTGGGCCGGCTGGACGCTCGTCTTCGCGGGCGCGGAGGGCGTTCTCGTCGACACCCGCGAGGGGGGACCGGTCTCGTGGGCCGAACGGTTCTACTTCGTCGGCTACTCGGTCTTCACCCTGGGGAACGGCGATTTCGCGCCGCGGGACGGCGTCTGGCAGATCGTCACCGTCCTCGTCACGGCGAGCGGGATGCTCT
The window above is part of the Halomarina pelagica genome. Proteins encoded here:
- a CDS encoding MaoC/PaaZ C-terminal domain-containing protein; amino-acid sequence: MTIDPVCGMEVIASNTEETAEYEGVTYRFCSTDCHDLFVTAPAEYVETPHPHLTEVLGVAVPRLPYGRAKGEFDVEIREPGTLGVGDRVAFTKAITDDDVRKFAEATSDTNAVHLNDAFAEKTRFGRRIVHGTLVSGMISAALACFPGLSIYLSQNVEFSRPVDVGETLTARCEIVEALENDRYRLTTRVENEAEEIVVHGTATVLIDELPE
- a CDS encoding heavy-metal-associated domain-containing protein; its protein translation is MSVTITVEGMSCSGCEQTVEDALRDVDGVTDVTVDRTTDSATVAGDADADALVRAVDEAGYEAST
- the rdfA gene encoding rod-determining factor RdfA, with the protein product MCKVERIIEKHGLSDLDEELRRRHRGGASLRDLEAFVNRRVLDRVLLETGVALIGDTESIYRVLDGDDASAGQRAEIRSQLERAGPPASEVEDDFVSHQTVKRHLQNCLGVETKRRSRITLDDAEGTVEWAQSRNVSVIENTIERLHNAGLIEADHVDVTQSVWVTCDRTGETFRLRDFLRRGGCDCTDSDGDGGATGG
- a CDS encoding heavy metal translocating P-type ATPase, translated to MTFRTTQLEIQGMSCANCSQTITDALRSLDGVSEAAINFATDEGTVEYDPEAVSLAEIYRAIDDAGYHAERATVGIGISDMTCANCAATNETALERVPGVIGATVNVATDEAQVEYNPADVSRAALYDAIEDAGYTPVRDEGSEESDQERRDAARKAEIRRQFRLTVFGAVLSAPLVFFLVEKFLLGGGVLPETVFGVEFGWIEFLLATPVQAVLGWQFYKNSYTALVRNKSANMDVLIALGSSTAYLYSVAVLLGAVAGGMYFDTAALILVFITLGNYLEARSKGQASDALRKLLEMEADTATVVDEDGTEREVPVEDVTVGTRMKIRPGEKIPTDGVVVEGQSAVDESMVTGESVPVEKGEGDEVVGSTINENGVLVVEATQVGEDTALQQIVRTVKEAQSRQPDIQNLADRISAYFVPAVIANALFWGVVWFLFPETLAGVVEWLPLWGLVAGGPAVAGGTVSVFEFSVVVFASAVLIACPCALGLATPAATMVGTTIGARNGVLFKGGDVLERAKDADTVVFDKTGTLTKGEMELTDVVVFNGDGRPVADGGERTDGSRSSSDRRSDGGDPATDGGQLTAQDRLSEDDVLRLAATAESGSEHPLARAIVDGARERGLAVTDPDDFENVPGHGIKATIGESEVLVGNRKLLRDNGIDLSPAADTMERLENEGKTAMLVACEGELVGVVADADTIKESARDAVSQLQERGVDVMMITGDNERTARAVAERVGIDPENVRAEVLPEDKADAVEAVQSEGRKAMMVGDGVNDAPALAVAYVGTAIGSGTDVAIEAADVTLMRDDPLDVVKAIRISDATLAKIKQNLVWALGYNTAMIPLASLGLLQPVLAAAAMAFSSVSVLSNSLLFRRYTPDHDYELLGRLRR
- a CDS encoding DUF4396 domain-containing protein, with protein sequence MALQSLVERIEHAFAPIRHVLKPILSDPSTMAVWALLVGASVGVLWWDVRKRNRALPSLMKGVWTLVVLYSGPFGLAVYRYAGRTQIDRDSLWRRGFRSTAHCYSGCGAGEIVGFAVLAGLLALESTVLTALGTFALAYLFGYALTVGPLMQEGVGFGRAVLDALYSETPSITVMEVTAIGTDLLLASQAKMTDPLFWGALALSLSVGFVFAFPINAALVYFGVKEGMKNPAEMGGDRHGGRERATD
- a CDS encoding multicopper oxidase family protein; translation: MLRIAGGGVVGTLAGCTSLQPRAGPGYDDGSAPNAPPGRPDREYRLRTTPGTADVGGGGAYRTWLYNDQFPGPELRALEGERLRVTVTNGLSEGTTVHWHGIPLPNPMDGVPDVTQPAIEPDRSFEYEYQVPVSGTYFYHSHVGLQPDRGLYGPLIVEEREPHVDYDREYTLMLDDYLPDAPRPTPGGGGMGGHGGMNDPDRPEYTGLLLNGRRPSAPPIFDVRESERVRLRFVNASSATTFGVRIGGHPLSITHADGQPVEPVTVDAFEFGSGERYDAIVTADDPGTWEIQAVAIDGTERPARGILRYDTADGPPVPPERPGTVLGYEDLRSTRSLDRFSGSPDRTFDLSLSGNMMGSGAWLIDGQAYPRADPLPISEGEHVRVRLTNRSPMLHPMHLHGHFFRVGDALKDTVVVPARMGTVTFDFVADNPGDWLFHCHNLYHLEAGMARVFEYR
- a CDS encoding sulfite exporter TauE/SafE family protein, with the protein product MSLVEPTVVLIVSFVAFGLLVGILFGFFGMGGSFFVTPALLVLGHSATTAVGTGLAFVFGTSLVAAVTHRDLGQIDYRIGALFVLGMSLGIEVGRRTLQRLSALGVADVLVSSIYVLLLAGVGYYMLSDYLHGGAARYDPARSGLTRFVRDATPPPTITVSGGATVSVWVVLAVAFGIGCLAGGLGVGGGFLVLPTLVYGFGMAETVAVGTDVFQIASSSAFGTLQYARQGSIHVSMVAYLLAGGIPGARIGARLTGTVDERVVKGYFGVVLLLGSVAVASKVVSHAYGVELLHDLSVVLLFGSAFVVSVLVLWQGFVSRERPTE